The following proteins are encoded in a genomic region of Paenibacillus sp. FSL R7-0273:
- a CDS encoding class I SAM-dependent methyltransferase, with the protein MIPAGNSKQNIDRFLGFQNEYDRYRPEAPPIIVSLLSNYLGGKPSTVADIGCGTGLSTFLWRDAADAVVGIEPNPDMLGKAIEKLELDSSIQSVSFQQGYSTELPFEAGSVDIITCSQSFHWMEPSGTLQEIARCLRPGGVFAAYDCDWPLVLQADIENRYNRLITSADSLLAELQPEGERAHKWDKEGHLARIQGSGRFTFAREIVFHNTEACDAARYVGLMLSQGGLQTVLKLGSTLLNEGIADFTAAVEAYFNGRTLPVMISYRMRLGIK; encoded by the coding sequence ATGATTCCTGCCGGCAACAGCAAGCAGAATATTGACCGTTTCTTAGGCTTTCAAAATGAATACGACCGTTACCGTCCGGAGGCTCCGCCAATTATAGTAAGCTTATTAAGCAATTATCTGGGCGGAAAGCCCTCCACCGTCGCCGACATCGGCTGCGGAACGGGATTATCCACGTTTCTCTGGAGGGACGCCGCAGATGCTGTAGTCGGCATTGAGCCCAATCCCGACATGCTCGGTAAGGCCATAGAGAAGCTGGAGCTGGACAGCAGCATACAGTCCGTTTCTTTTCAGCAAGGCTACTCCACCGAGCTGCCATTTGAGGCCGGCAGCGTCGACATCATCACCTGCTCACAGTCCTTTCACTGGATGGAGCCGTCCGGCACCCTGCAGGAGATTGCCCGTTGTCTGCGTCCCGGCGGTGTTTTTGCGGCTTACGACTGTGACTGGCCGCTGGTCCTGCAGGCCGATATCGAGAACAGATACAACCGCCTTATTACCTCCGCCGACAGTTTGCTGGCTGAGCTTCAGCCTGAGGGCGAACGCGCTCATAAATGGGACAAGGAAGGGCATCTGGCGCGAATTCAGGGCAGCGGCCGCTTTACCTTTGCCCGGGAGATTGTCTTCCATAATACCGAGGCCTGCGACGCAGCGCGCTATGTTGGTCTGATGCTCAGCCAGGGCGGGCTGCAAACCGTACTTAAGCTGGGGTCCACCCTGCTGAACGAGGGTATCGCCGATTTTACCGCTGCAGTCGAAGCCTATTTCAACGGCCGTACTCTGCCAGTCATGATCAGCTACCGGATGAGGCTCGGTATCAAATAA
- a CDS encoding DUF559 domain-containing protein: MSLLLFEDAHRQFIGNHLAERPSGERRGRLERGHQHAEMLFLRNVWWPLRGDFSKLHPEYEVTDWRGRSYFADFAWLPGYIKLLIEIKGYASHVRDMDRVKYCNELNRETFLQAMGYRVISFAYDDVDQHPELCMTLLQMFLGRYQTTDAPASRLQLMEQETLRLAIQLTGSIRPRDVEQHFDVNYKSAVRTLRSLCDKGWLLPSSRGNQERVVRYELAHGVLDYFN; this comes from the coding sequence GTGAGCTTATTGTTATTTGAAGACGCACACCGGCAATTTATCGGGAACCATCTGGCTGAAAGGCCCTCAGGAGAGCGGCGGGGCCGGCTGGAACGGGGACATCAGCATGCGGAAATGCTGTTTCTGCGCAATGTGTGGTGGCCGCTGAGAGGCGATTTTTCCAAGCTGCATCCTGAATATGAGGTAACGGACTGGCGCGGCCGATCTTATTTTGCCGACTTCGCCTGGCTTCCCGGTTACATCAAGCTGCTCATCGAGATCAAGGGCTATGCATCCCATGTGCGTGACATGGACCGCGTTAAATACTGTAACGAGCTTAACCGCGAAACCTTTTTGCAGGCGATGGGGTACCGCGTTATCTCCTTTGCGTATGATGATGTCGATCAGCATCCCGAGCTATGCATGACCTTGCTCCAGATGTTCCTGGGCAGATATCAGACTACTGATGCTCCCGCCTCACGTCTGCAGCTTATGGAGCAGGAGACCCTCCGCCTCGCCATCCAGCTGACCGGAAGCATCCGCCCCCGGGACGTTGAGCAGCATTTCGACGTAAATTACAAATCTGCAGTCCGCACACTGCGCAGTCTCTGCGATAAAGGCTGGCTGCTCCCTTCCAGCAGAGGCAATCAGGAGCGGGTGGTCCGTTACGAGCTGGCCCATGGCGTTCTGGATTACTTTAACTAA
- a CDS encoding ABC transporter substrate-binding protein encodes MKQLVNAFLAILLVAFGLMFLASRLNSAEGYTGGNTLTIYNWGDYVDPELLEQFQEETGITVIYQTFDSNEAMLTKVEQGGTVFDVVIPSDYAIAKMREENLLLPLDHSLIPNLANIDSRFMDLSFDPGNVYSVPYFWGTVGIIFNPDLTGDIDFSSWNSLWDSRLHNDIFLLDGAREVMGMALNSMHYSVNDTDETHLQEALSKLNKLSPNVKAIVGDEIKMLLANEEAAAGIVWSGDASEIMDENDKLDYVVPEEGSNKWFDNMVIPKTAANVEGAHQFIDFMLRPEVAAQNAEYVGYSTPNVPGLALLPEDISGDERFYPPAEITDRLEVYDNLGKRMLAHYNELFLKFKMNKK; translated from the coding sequence ATGAAGCAGCTGGTAAATGCTTTTCTGGCGATTCTGCTGGTTGCCTTCGGCCTGATGTTCCTGGCCTCGCGCCTGAACTCGGCGGAAGGATATACCGGGGGGAATACGCTGACGATTTACAACTGGGGCGATTATGTGGATCCTGAGCTGCTGGAGCAGTTCCAGGAGGAGACGGGAATCACGGTCATTTACCAGACCTTTGATTCCAATGAAGCGATGCTGACCAAGGTGGAGCAGGGCGGAACGGTCTTCGATGTGGTAATCCCATCCGACTATGCCATCGCCAAGATGCGCGAGGAGAATCTGCTGCTGCCGCTAGATCACAGCCTGATCCCGAATCTGGCCAACATCGATTCCCGGTTCATGGACTTGTCCTTCGACCCGGGCAACGTGTACTCTGTGCCGTATTTCTGGGGAACGGTAGGTATTATCTTCAACCCTGATCTGACCGGGGATATTGATTTCAGCAGCTGGAATTCCCTGTGGGACAGCAGGCTGCATAATGATATTTTCCTGCTGGACGGAGCACGTGAGGTCATGGGCATGGCGCTGAACAGTATGCACTACTCGGTCAACGATACCGACGAGACGCACCTGCAGGAGGCGCTGTCCAAGCTGAACAAGCTCTCGCCTAACGTGAAGGCGATCGTCGGTGACGAGATCAAGATGCTGCTCGCCAATGAAGAAGCAGCTGCCGGAATCGTCTGGTCCGGCGATGCCTCAGAGATTATGGATGAGAACGACAAGCTTGATTATGTAGTCCCTGAGGAAGGGTCGAACAAATGGTTCGACAACATGGTCATTCCGAAGACGGCAGCCAATGTAGAGGGGGCGCACCAGTTCATCGACTTCATGCTCCGGCCTGAGGTCGCTGCCCAGAACGCCGAATACGTGGGGTATTCCACCCCGAACGTTCCCGGACTGGCACTGCTGCCGGAGGACATCTCCGGCGACGAACGCTTCTACCCGCCCGCCGAAATCACCGACCGCCTGGAGGTCTACGACAACCTCGGCAAGCGAATGCTCGCCCATTACAACGAGCTGTTCCTGAAGTTTAAGATGAACAAGAAATAA
- a CDS encoding ABC transporter permease translates to MKNKNGLANIYLVLVFVVLYAPIFYLMYYSFNSGGTMHKFEGFTLDHYREVVQDTRLIIIVINTLVIALLSSSIATVIAVIGALAIHRSRRRRSKNALLSLNNVLIVSPDVIIGASFLILFTIAGIQLGFTSVLLSHVAFSIPIAVLMILPHLQEMSPTLTDAARDLGASRMSVLTKVILPIIKPGIFSGFFMALTYSLDDFAVTFFVTGNGYATLPVEIYSRARQGVSLSINALSTLIFLFTILLVIGYYFLNQRKSKPAAAVAEPVAEAGVPR, encoded by the coding sequence ATGAAAAATAAAAACGGTCTCGCCAATATCTATCTGGTGCTGGTCTTCGTTGTCCTGTACGCACCGATTTTCTATCTAATGTATTATTCGTTCAACAGCGGCGGGACGATGCATAAGTTCGAGGGCTTTACGCTCGATCACTACCGGGAGGTGGTGCAGGATACGCGCCTGATCATTATTGTGATCAATACGCTCGTTATCGCGCTGCTCTCCTCATCCATCGCCACTGTTATTGCGGTCATAGGTGCATTAGCTATTCACCGCAGCCGCAGACGGCGCTCGAAGAACGCTTTGCTTTCGCTGAATAATGTCCTGATTGTCAGTCCGGACGTTATTATCGGGGCTTCCTTTCTGATCCTGTTCACGATTGCCGGCATTCAGCTCGGCTTCACCTCGGTGCTGCTCTCCCATGTGGCGTTCAGCATCCCGATTGCCGTGCTGATGATTCTGCCGCATCTGCAGGAGATGAGCCCGACGCTGACCGATGCCGCCCGCGACCTCGGGGCAAGCCGGATGAGTGTGCTGACCAAAGTGATTCTGCCAATCATTAAGCCGGGGATTTTCAGCGGATTCTTCATGGCGCTGACCTATTCGCTGGATGACTTTGCGGTAACGTTCTTCGTCACAGGGAACGGCTATGCTACGCTCCCTGTCGAAATCTATTCCCGGGCCCGGCAAGGGGTATCGCTGTCGATCAATGCGCTGTCGACCCTGATTTTCCTCTTTACCATTCTGCTGGTTATCGGCTACTACTTCCTGAACCAGCGTAAGAGCAAGCCGGCCGCTGCTGTAGCGGAGCCTGTGGCGGAAGCGGGGGTGCCGAGATGA
- a CDS encoding ABC transporter permease, whose translation MTNKGRSYYLIPYYLWIALFVIAPVLLIIYYSLFDLDGKLTLDNYVNFFTPVYMKMMLNSFWYAFLITAFSLLVAYPAAYLLTRTKHKQLWLLLIILPTWINLLLKTYAFIGIFGTFGPVNSLFDVLGIGEQQILFTGFSFVFVSVYIFIPFMILPIFSALEELNLSLVDAARDLGASGWTTFRRVIFPLTISGVRSGCMAVFIPALSLFMITRLIAGNRVITLGTAIEQHFLVTQDWGMGSTVAVFLIVIMALFMLLTGSSRKGVRHEK comes from the coding sequence ATGACCAATAAGGGCCGGTCGTATTATCTCATCCCTTATTACTTATGGATCGCCTTGTTCGTCATCGCACCGGTGCTGCTGATTATCTATTATTCCCTGTTTGATCTGGACGGGAAGCTTACACTGGATAATTACGTGAACTTCTTTACACCGGTATATATGAAAATGATGCTGAACTCCTTCTGGTATGCGTTCCTGATCACAGCGTTCTCGCTGCTCGTTGCGTATCCTGCAGCTTATCTGCTGACCCGCACGAAGCACAAGCAGCTGTGGCTGCTGCTGATTATCCTGCCTACCTGGATCAATCTGCTGCTGAAGACGTATGCGTTCATCGGTATTTTTGGCACCTTCGGGCCGGTTAACAGCCTGTTTGATGTCCTGGGCATCGGGGAGCAGCAGATTTTGTTCACCGGTTTCAGCTTTGTGTTTGTATCGGTGTATATCTTCATTCCATTTATGATTCTGCCGATCTTCAGTGCCCTCGAGGAGCTGAATCTGTCACTTGTAGACGCTGCCCGCGATCTCGGCGCCTCCGGGTGGACAACGTTCCGCCGGGTTATTTTTCCGCTGACAATCTCCGGGGTGCGCTCCGGCTGTATGGCGGTATTCATTCCGGCGCTGTCGCTGTTTATGATTACGCGTCTCATCGCCGGTAACCGGGTGATTACGCTTGGCACTGCCATTGAACAGCATTTTCTCGTTACGCAGGACTGGGGCATGGGCTCGACCGTTGCCGTATTCCTGATTGTCATTATGGCGCTGTTCATGCTTCTGACCGGCAGCTCGCGGAAAGGGGTGCGGCATGAAAAATAA